One genomic segment of Paraburkholderia caffeinilytica includes these proteins:
- a CDS encoding glycine betaine ABC transporter substrate-binding protein: protein MAIYEGDAGLKSCKDLARYYDKLDGKIYGIESGSSANNGLRKLIASNACGLGEFTLVASSDASMLAAVTAFATSFGGR, encoded by the coding sequence GTGGCGATCTACGAAGGGGACGCGGGCCTCAAAAGCTGCAAGGACCTCGCGCGCTACTACGACAAGCTCGACGGCAAAATCTACGGGATCGAATCGGGCAGCAGCGCGAACAACGGGCTGCGAAAGCTGATCGCCAGCAACGCGTGTGGGCTCGGAGAATTCACCCTGGTTGCATCGAGCGATGCATCGATGCTGGCTGCGGTGACGGCATTTGCAACAAGTTTCGGCGGTCGTTGA
- a CDS encoding DUF2844 domain-containing protein has product MAANDRLRWRSAPASRKSRFNVPAGRLAKLPELLISKGSISPGTRTAYVFVGLIGLIVASSCKAELGSAPTWQPGNSNHAKTFCKHANTPNMSFSVNETAFTTGAVAREYVAQAGTVFAVAWNGPQVAPLDVLLGAYFPNYRLALATALTGANAGAESMRVEQSGLIIEVDNHGGVFAGRVYLPQALPAGVRDDSIR; this is encoded by the coding sequence GTGGCAGCCAACGATAGATTGCGCTGGCGAAGCGCGCCGGCTTCCCGCAAGTCCCGATTTAACGTGCCCGCCGGGAGGTTGGCGAAGCTTCCCGAATTGTTGATCTCCAAAGGATCTATCTCGCCCGGGACACGTACGGCGTACGTCTTCGTTGGTCTCATTGGTCTGATAGTCGCTTCGTCATGCAAAGCGGAGCTCGGTAGCGCACCCACATGGCAACCGGGCAATTCAAATCACGCTAAAACGTTTTGCAAACACGCAAATACACCTAACATGTCGTTCTCGGTCAATGAGACAGCTTTCACTACGGGAGCAGTCGCGAGGGAGTATGTCGCACAAGCGGGAACCGTATTTGCGGTGGCGTGGAACGGTCCCCAGGTGGCGCCGCTCGATGTACTTCTTGGAGCTTACTTTCCGAATTATCGGTTAGCACTTGCCACCGCACTGACAGGGGCGAACGCCGGTGCCGAGTCCATGAGAGTCGAGCAGAGCGGTCTGATCATCGAGGTCGATAACCATGGCGGTGTGTTTGCCGGCCGCGTGTATTTGCCGCAGGCGTTGCCGGCAGGGGTTCGAGACGACTCGATCAGATAG
- a CDS encoding YkgJ family cysteine cluster protein gives MTAAPIRFHKNPNDVRLPPIPRALVNEANALYDSLNQLGRQLGEQLTLVYAYLDKFGPYVSTFASCSKGCSHCCSMDVQLTTLEAEYIQVHTGVPLRAAGRLTTGHRSPCPFLTDAGACGIYRFRPLVCRIFHALGDPENCRPGREQIQYGAPPQYGNDIFLNLLGWVNHVTIHADGTCRDIRDFFPHPREQVQSFLSRQGSPASI, from the coding sequence GTGACAGCGGCTCCTATCAGGTTTCACAAAAACCCCAATGACGTCAGACTGCCGCCGATTCCACGGGCGCTTGTAAATGAGGCCAATGCGCTCTATGACTCGCTGAACCAGCTGGGACGTCAGCTGGGCGAACAACTGACGCTCGTCTACGCGTATCTCGACAAATTCGGACCCTACGTCAGCACATTTGCGTCGTGCTCCAAAGGCTGCTCGCATTGCTGTTCGATGGATGTCCAGTTGACCACCCTCGAGGCCGAATACATACAGGTTCATACCGGTGTTCCCCTGCGGGCCGCAGGGAGGTTGACGACAGGACATCGTTCGCCCTGCCCCTTCCTGACCGACGCAGGGGCGTGTGGAATATATAGGTTCCGTCCACTCGTTTGCCGCATTTTCCATGCACTCGGGGATCCGGAGAATTGCCGGCCCGGTCGCGAGCAGATCCAGTATGGCGCACCACCCCAATATGGAAACGATATTTTTCTGAATCTGCTCGGCTGGGTCAACCACGTCACCATCCACGCCGATGGGACGTGCAGAGACATTCGGGATTTCTTTCCGCACCCCCGGGAGCAGGTTCAATCGTTCTTGTCCCGTCAGGGCAGTCCGGCATCAATCTAG
- a CDS encoding methyl-accepting chemotaxis protein yields the protein MSNLVKTVRFKIILAFGVCVLLMVALGSFDAWELSRLNSNIAEGYAENTVPIADLSEVRAAQLNVRLLLRRMQVARDPAKTTEYGAGMALQFERLDKSWNHYYPSSVSSGKEREIANRIQSSLPEFTSLSKEALAAGGAGNFDRAAAIIDEILTVSKSMNDAIDQDAALNLDQARQSVDDSEATFRATLRTAFALLCGGMLVAVGMSVYLLRSILRPLNKAVDLANHITSGKLENHVVVDSGGEFGQLLEALKKMDQQLSQTVRGIKVSTESVAVASREIASGNTDLSARTEEQAASLEETAASMTQLTETVKQNADNARQANALASGATDMADTGNDSVQAMVGTIGQISSSSSKISEITGVIEGIAFQTNILALNAAVEAARAGEQGRGFAVVASEVRSLAQRSATAAKEIKELISSSVTTIQDGAKQAAEVSATMGQVKQAIRQVSDIVGEIAAASEEQSRGIEQVNQAVVQMDEVTQQNAALVEQAAAAAQSLEEQAKNLQGAVLVFKFNDPASSEARMIVPESRRRIPELRVS from the coding sequence ATGAGTAACCTTGTAAAAACGGTCAGATTCAAGATCATTCTCGCTTTTGGCGTATGCGTGCTTCTCATGGTTGCCCTCGGATCGTTTGACGCGTGGGAGCTTTCCAGGCTCAATTCGAACATCGCCGAGGGGTACGCTGAAAACACTGTTCCCATAGCAGACCTATCCGAAGTTCGCGCAGCCCAGCTTAATGTGCGTCTTCTGCTAAGGCGCATGCAGGTGGCCCGCGATCCAGCGAAAACGACGGAATACGGTGCAGGCATGGCCCTGCAATTTGAACGACTCGACAAGTCGTGGAACCACTACTACCCAAGCAGTGTATCCAGCGGCAAAGAGCGTGAGATCGCAAATCGCATCCAAAGCTCCTTGCCCGAGTTCACCTCGTTAAGCAAGGAAGCTTTGGCTGCCGGTGGCGCAGGCAATTTCGACAGGGCCGCAGCCATAATCGACGAAATCCTCACGGTAAGTAAATCAATGAACGACGCGATAGACCAGGACGCTGCGCTCAATCTGGATCAGGCCAGACAGTCTGTCGATGACAGTGAGGCGACGTTCAGGGCAACCCTTCGGACTGCATTCGCCCTTCTCTGCGGCGGCATGCTGGTTGCCGTCGGCATGTCTGTATACCTGCTGCGGTCGATCTTGAGGCCGCTCAACAAGGCTGTTGATCTAGCCAACCATATCACGAGCGGCAAGTTGGAAAATCACGTGGTGGTCGACTCAGGAGGCGAGTTTGGTCAGCTTCTCGAGGCACTGAAGAAAATGGACCAGCAACTGAGTCAGACGGTTCGCGGGATCAAGGTTTCCACCGAGTCGGTCGCAGTGGCATCGCGCGAAATTGCAAGCGGCAATACGGACCTTTCAGCCCGCACAGAAGAGCAGGCAGCGTCGCTTGAAGAAACCGCGGCAAGCATGACGCAACTGACCGAAACGGTAAAGCAGAACGCTGACAACGCCCGGCAGGCGAACGCACTGGCCTCGGGCGCCACCGACATGGCTGATACAGGTAATGACTCGGTTCAGGCCATGGTCGGCACCATCGGCCAGATCAGCAGTAGTTCCAGCAAGATTTCGGAAATCACCGGTGTCATTGAAGGCATTGCGTTCCAGACGAACATTCTCGCGCTGAACGCGGCCGTCGAAGCCGCACGTGCCGGCGAACAGGGTCGGGGTTTTGCTGTGGTTGCCAGTGAGGTTCGCAGTCTGGCTCAACGGTCTGCCACTGCCGCGAAGGAAATCAAGGAGCTGATCAGCTCGTCCGTGACAACGATTCAGGACGGCGCGAAGCAGGCAGCGGAAGTCAGTGCCACGATGGGGCAGGTCAAGCAGGCAATCAGGCAGGTCTCCGATATTGTCGGCGAAATCGCAGCAGCGTCCGAAGAGCAAAGCCGCGGCATTGAACAGGTGAATCAGGCCGTCGTCCAGATGGACGAAGTGACGCAACAGAACGCTGCGCTTGTTGAGCAGGCGGCCGCTGCAGCGCAGTCCCTCGAAGAGCAGGCAAAGAATCTTCAGGGCGCGGTATTGGTGTTCAAATTTAACGATCCTGCCTCCTCCGAGGCGCGAATGATCGTCCCGGAAAGCAGGAGGCGCATTCCCGAGTTGCGAGTGTCGTAG